tactaacaatgaaaacagtaccagcaccactACTAACATAAtgaaaacagtaccagcaccactACTAACATAATAAAAACAGAACCAGCACCACTACTAACATAAtgaaaacagtaccagcaccactACTAACATAATGAAAACAGAACCAGCACCACTACTAACATAATAAAAACAGAACCAGCACCACTAAAAACATAATGAAAACAGTCTGAAGACATGGGCTATTCCGTTCCTATTTTACAGATATGCCTAATATGAACAAAACGTCACAATCCCTAGCAGGCCTACGGTCAGTTATGTCAATAGCCAAAGTGTAATAACAGGTTATAACACATCACCCCTAGTGCTCTACGTGTGGTAATTTGGCAGTTCAACTGTAGTTCTGTTTTTCTATTATAATTACATTGCATAAAAACAACTTGTTTGGACACTGGTTGATAGCAGTTATTCACGATAATTCCTGTTTAATGTCTGTTAACAGTTCCATTGGAATTGTCCTGCAACCAGGCAATTCATTAACTAATttcccttggggggggggggggggaatcttaGTCGGAAATGGAGGCGAGTAGTGCGGACGAATTGGAGGACACGGAGAAAAAGTTGGTGAAGCAACAGCTGAATGAGAACAATATGGGTGTCAGTTGCGATGGTATGGAGCAGGAGGATGAGGGTCAAGGACAGGAACGTTCTGTAGTGGaaagacaggaagaagagagatgatacagaaagcagtggagcgtctagtaaagaaagaagaagaggagagatgatacagaaagcagtggagcgtctagtaaagaaagaagaagaagggagatgatacagaaagcagtggagcgtctagtaaagaaagaagaagaagagagatgatgcagaaagcagtggagcgtctagtaaagaaagaagaagagagatgatacagaaagcagtggagcgtctagtaaagaaagaagaagaagagagatgatacagaaagcagtggagcgtctagtaaagaaaggagaagaagagagatgatacagaaagcagtggagcgtctagtaaagaaagaagaagaagagagatgatacagaaagcagtggagcgtctagtaaagaaagaagaagagagatgatgcagaaagcagtggagcgtctagtaaagaaagaagaagaagagagatgatgcagaaagcagtggagcgtctagtaaagaaagaagaagaagagagatgatgcagaaagcagtggagcgtctagtaaagaaagaagaagagagatgatacagaaagcagtggagcgtctagtaaagaaagaagaagaagagagatgatacagaaagcagtggagcgtctagtaaagaaagaagaagagagatgatacagaaagcagtggagcgtctagtaaagaaagaagaagagagatgatgcagaaagcagtggagcgtctagtaaagaaagaagaagagagatgatacagaaagcagtggagcgtctagtaaagaaagaagaagagagatgatacagaaagcagtggagcgtctagtaaagaaagaagaagaagagagatgatgcagaaagcagtggagcgtctagtaaagaaagaagaagaagagagatgatacagaaagcagtggagcgtctagtaaagaaagaagaagaagagagatgatacagaaagcagtggagcgtctagtaaagaaagaagaagaagagagatgatacagaaagcagtggagcgtctagtaaagaaagaagaagaagagagatgatacagaaagcagtggagcgtctagtaaagaaagaagaagaagagagatgatacagaaagcagtggagcgtctagtaaagaaagaagaagaagagagatgatacagaaagcagtggagcgtctagtaaagaaagaagaagagagatgatgcagaaagcagtggagcgtctagtaaagaaagaagaagagagatgatacagaaagcagtggagcgtctagtaaagaaagaagaagagagatgatacagaaagcagtggagcgtctagtaaagaaagaagaagaagagagatgatgcagaaagcagtggagcgtctagtaaagaaagaagaagagagatgatgcagaaagcagtggagcgtctagtaaagaaagaagaagaagagagatgatacagaaagcagtggagcgtctagtaaagaaagaagaagaagagagatgatacagaaagcagtggagcgtctagtaaagaaagaagaagaagagagatgatacagaaagcagtggagcgtctagtaaagaagaagaagagagatgatacagaaagcagtggagtgtctagtaaagaaagaagaagaagagagatgatgcagaaagcagtggagcgtctagtaaagaaagaagaagaagagagatgatgcagaaagcagtggagcgtctagtaaagaaagaagaagagagatgatacagaaagcagtggagcgtctagtaaagaaagaagaagaagagagatgatacagaaagcagtggagcgtctagtaaagaaagaagaagagagatgatacagaaagcagtggagcgtctagtaaagaaagaagaagaagagagatgatacagaaagcagtggagcgtctagtaaagaaagaagaagaagagagatgatacagaaagcagtggagcgtctagtaaagaaagaagaagaagagagatgatacagaaagcagtggagcgtctagtaaagaaagaagaagaagagagatgatacagaaagcagtggagcgtctagtaaagaaagaagaagaagagagatgatacagaaagcagtggagcgtctagtaaagaaagaagaagaagagagatgatacagaaagcagtggagcgtctagtaaagaaagaagaagagagatgatgcagaaagcagtggagcgtctagtaaagaaagaagaagagagatgatacagaaagcagtggagcgtctagtaaagaaagaagaagagagatgatacagaaagcagtggagcgtctagtaaagaaaaagaaagagatgATGCAGAAAGCAGTGGAGCGATGATGCAGAAAGCAGTGGAGCGTCTAgtaaagaaagaagaagagagatgatgcagaaagcagtggagcgtctagtaaagaaagaagaagaagagagatgatacagaaagcagtggagcgtctagtaaagaaagaagaagaagagagatgatacagaaagcagtggagcgtctagtaaagaaagaagaagaagagagatgatacagaaagcagtggagcgtctagtaaagaagaagaagagagatgatacagaaagcagtggagcgtctagtaaagaaagaagaagaagagagatgatgcagaaagcagtggagcgtctagtaaagaaagaagaagaagagagatgatgcagaaagcagtggagcgtctagtaaagaaagaagaagaagagagatgatgcagaaagcagtggagcgtctagtaaagaaagaagaagagagatgatacagaaagcagtggagcgtctagtaaagaaagaagaagaagagagatgatacagaaagcagtggagcgtctagtaaggaaagaagaagagagatgatacagaaagcagtggagcgtctagtaaagaaagaagaagaagagagatgatgcagaaagcagtggagcgtctagtaaagaaagaagaagaagagagatgatgcagaaagcagtggagcgtctagtaaagaaagaagaagaagagagatgatacagaaagcagtggagcgtctagtaaagaaagaagaagaagagagatgatacagaaagcagtggagcgtctagtaaagaaagaagaagagagatgatacagaaagcagtggagcgtctagtaaagaaagaagaagagagatgatacagaaagcagtggagcgtctagtaaagaaagaagaagaagagagatgatacagaaagcagtggagcgtctagtaaagaaagaagaagagagatgatacagaaagcagtggagcgtctagtaaagaaagaagaagagagatgatacagaaagcagtggagcgtctagtaaagaaagaagaagaagagagatgatacagaaagcagtggagcgtctagtaaagaaagaaggagagagatgatacagaaagcagtggagcgtctagtgaagaaagaagaagaagagagatgatacAGAAAGCAGTGGAGCGTCTAGTAAAGAAAGAAGATGAGAGATGATACAGAAAGCAGCGGAGCTTCTAgtgaagaaagaagaagaagagagatgatacagaaagcagtggagcatctagtaaagaaagaagaagaagagagatgatacagaaagcagtggagcgtctagtgaagaaagaagaagaagagagatgatacagaaagcagtggagcgtctagtaaagaaagaagaagaagagagatgatacagaaagcagtggagcgtctagtaaagaaagaagaagaagagagatgatacAGAAAGCAGTGGAGCGTCTAGTGAAGAAAGCATAAAGAGGGCTGAGGAAGGAAGCAAGAGCAGTGATGTGTTGGAGTGGAAAGTGGTGATGGTGTTAGATGAGACCACAGGGCCTCACTTACACCTTATCTGACTAACTAATGCTGAAAAATAGATTGAGTTGTAGAGAATCAAAGGACCATGAATGTAATAATAAATCGGTAGTCACCACTACAGAATATCCAGTCAGAACAAGGATGAGATGGATGTCAAAGGCTTTGAAGGTTTTCCTGGGAAATGTACGTATAGGATTCCTTAGTTTCAATGTTAGAGAATTGGTCCCATATGCACTGCAGTGTTTTAAATACCAAAGAATGGGACATGTAGCTGCTCAGTGTAAAGAAAAGATGTGCCAAGTGTGGAGAAGAACATGATGACGGTGGATGTGGAAGCAATGTGAAGGTTAAGTGCTGTAATTGTGGGGGAGAACACAGTGGAtgccaggtacagagagaggatagagaggctCAGAGATACAGGATCAGTCATGATGTATCATATGCAGAGGCTGTAAAACAGATTGGTAGAACTACAGTGAGGACTGGTGGAGCTGACATGGATGTATCTGTAGTAAGtagacctactgtcagactgatggagctgacatggatgtacctgtagtaagtagacctactgtcagactgatggagctgacATGGATGTAtctgtagtaagtggacctactgtcagactgatggagctgacATGGATGTAtctgtagtaagtggacctactgtcTGTCGGGtcttgtgtttctgctggtcctGGCATGGTTTGGAGGTCTGTTCAGAAATATTGTGCTCATAAATGGACACTTTGATAATGAATTAAAGTAGACTTCATAGTTTTATCAATACGACTCTGGATGTGGAAAGCAGAAATGACAGGTTGAAGGTTATTGTGAAGatggaaaaatatatattggtGGTAACAAACCGTTGTTGACATGCTGAACAATCCTAAAGCAGGAGTTTTAAAGATACAGCTTAATAGGGTTGGGGGGAGGGTGTGGTGGAAGTTAAGGATTTATTCGGGTTTAAATTGTATATTCGTGGTAGTACAGAATTGGTCAGATATTGATTGTATCCAGGACAGGAGTTGGCGGCTCTTTAAACGTTTGTTTGCGGACCgccatgaagaagaagaaaacgtCGCCAACAACACAACGTCAATACCGGAAATACGACACGAACAAAGAGGAGATCAACACGAGACTCAGTCGTATTGATTGTGCTGTGGACAAACTACGCGGTGAGTTGATGCCTATTCCGCAGCTAGTTAGCTAGATTAATTGATCAAACCACTTTGTATGCGTTGTTCGTTGGCAACCTTGAACTTTAAgaagtttttggaacagattcctgttggaacgttccacagtAGAACGTTGaaccagtaaccggaaggttgctataTCGAATCCCCGacctgataaggtaaaaatctgtcgttctgcccctgaacaaggcagttaacccgctgttcctaggccgtcgttgtaaataagaatgtgtatttaactgacttgcatagttaaataaaggtcatttaaaaaatataaattcaTTTTCGTAGGAAATACTACAATCTTTACTGGTCTCTCTAtctaatttacacacacacacagtagattgCAGTGTTTGCAGAGAATATCTACTATATATGATCTACTATATGTTCCTTGCTCAAATTGACTTTAGAGCTGGCCCATAATCTTTCTAGAACCCAAGGTAAGAGAAGGAGATggtcctacagatgtaggatcttaatttgatcactcattTGTTGCAAAGAATTTGActacacagcaggaaatgcaaacttgtaatgTTTTGGAGTTTAAAGTTCTCTGAAGTTTGTATTTTccacttgatttgccctaataaaaaatgtatcaacccctaaaaAACTGTCAGTTAATTATAATACACAATGTGCTACCAaggggcgcagcggtctaaggcactgcatctcagtgctagaggcgtcactacagtccctggttcgatttccaggctgtatcacaaccggctgtaatTGGAGTCCAATAGGGCTGCgtacaattggtccagcgtcgtcggGGTggggcgtcattgtaaataggaatttgttcttaacttattTGCCTAGTTGAATGAAAAAtagttcacatttcctgttgctgcaggattattttcctgctaaaGCAAAcatggctcaaattaagatcctacatctgtatgtaatACAAAGACCACTTCAAACCAGTAACTAACAACATTTGATGTTTACACTATTTTTGTGCAGATTCTTCTCTCCTCCTGGAACCAAATGATCCCTTTGTTGGACAGGCTTGTCATCATCGACTAATGGGACAATGGAAGAAGAGAGCCAGGACTGTGTCAGAGTGTCTGACAGCTCAGCTGAGGCCATGGAGGAGTTAAGCATCACAGGATGTAGAGTAGTGGACCAGAGCCTGTGTATTACTGATCCTCCCATGGTAAGACCCTCACTGGAAAGAAATACAAGTTGACTATGTTTCTATTACATTTCTCTTCATAATCTTTCAAATCTATTGTTTTTCAATTTTAGAGGTCTCTTGAAAACTTTGAAGCAGAAATCTACGATCATGAGGGCAAGGGAGCATACAGGTAACTCAGTATTATTTACCTGTTTTCTCATCAATAGTTTGTAAGGACAATGCCTCATTTTTCAAGTCATATTCAGGGAATGTAATTAAAATGTCATTCTTCACCATTGTTTCCTCTAGGTTCCAGTGCCCCGGTGCAGGTCTATTCCAGTGCAGTATAACAGGCCTGGTGTtcaggatggagggagaaggagaggtgctCTATAGGACAGTCCACTGGGACATGAGGCTTCTATCCCAGAGTGGAAAGAGGCCTGCAGGACCCCTGTTCAACATCGACTGTCCTCAGAAGTCTGTCTGTCAACTTCACCTCCCACACTGTCAGATTCATTCTGGTGAGTATTTTCATGAGTGAAAGATGTTCAACTGCCCTGAACAAGATTGTAAATTAATTTGTTCATTGCCTCATGTGTCATTGCTGTTGTAGTACATCAGAGAAAGCTCAATGTTCTCTTTTGAGAGATTCTCAATTGCACAAAAGTCTGCCTAGAAAGAGTAGTAATAATTACTAattatgatgataataataaaatGCCGATTGCCTTCTGCAGAAGAGGGTGCTCAGGCCTATCCTCCCGGGGAAGAGGATGCTCAGGTCTATCCTCCTGCAGAAGAGGATGCTCAGGCCTATCCTCCCGGGGAATAGTTATGAAATCAGCCCTTTGAAACAGCTGCTTTCTTATAAGAGAAAATGCGTACCTTTAAAAACAATATGTTACTTCTCCATTTATCTATGAAACATCCAGCACAACTAACTACATGTGATTTGGGATTCCACCCCTGTAAATTTAATTTGCCTGATGACTCGCTAGTGGAGAAGGAGTCTCATTTCATACAAGCGCATTTATTTCCACATTCCTTCTTcaattacctttgacctttttcagaaggaggtgaggagaggatgcGAGGAATTGAGGAAATCCAATTGAGTTTCTGTTTCTTTCCTAGATGGTGGATGTGACTTCCTGTCTGTAGCCCATGTGACTGATGACAACGCGGAGTTTCTCCCCCCCCATGAGACAACAGACACACATGTCATAATAAACATCACTGGATCCTCTGCTTATGGTGATGTCACAGATGATGATGCTCCCATCTCTCCTATCCAGGGGCTTTTGTTGTTGTTCTACCAACCGTTTCTCTCTGAAGAGCGGTCCATCCTGAATGTGTTGTTGCTTCCCAGAAATGTTGTGATCAGGGAGGTAAGCATAACTAAGATTTCAAATCCCACTTCTATCTGTCAGGAATTCCATCAGGCTGGCAGTGTCaaacaacatagaaaaataaCATTCTCTCTGTGCCACAAGAATGCATGTTCATATACTTGTTGACACCAAACCAGAATCAAGTATTAATAATTCTGACAAAGGGCTTGAGTTTGCACCACATGTGTATTTGATTGAAGCAACATTTCTGTCCATTGTTGATTCTCAAGgtgcaggaggagaggaagaggaggaatggagacaAAGAAACCTTCATTGAAACAAATCCTCACTGCAATCTAACCCCGAAGAAAGCATACATCCTCTCCACAGATATTACAGATGGATATAGGATCAGCCCAACAGTAATTCATATCTATAAGTCATAAAGAGATTACAACTTTAGATTTTTCTCTGTGACCTCAGTATCTTCACACTTGATGTAAGATCGTAGATTCTGACTCTGGCTTTTTCTGTTCTAGACAGCAGAATTTCTGGATTTCCAGTCCTATGAAAACTACTTCCCCACATTTCAGTTGTTCTTGCTGACTGTTGTTAAAGAGTTTGATCTCCTTCTGAAAGAAAATGGCAGCACTGAAAATCAATGGGAGAGACGTGTCTGGCTTCAAGGTAACAGAAATGTTGAGCTAAACTCAAATGAACTCTGACATGTGGTGTAGGTAGAAGTAGCATTAGGAATAGAAGTAGAACTACAGGTGTTGCTGTTATTGAATTATGATGAAATGTTCTCATCAGGTcttcgatgatgatgatgatgatctcaTCAGGATTTCTAGTTCTATTAGTCTCCTCCCTG
This genomic stretch from Oncorhynchus clarkii lewisi isolate Uvic-CL-2024 chromosome 13, UVic_Ocla_1.0, whole genome shotgun sequence harbors:
- the LOC139423649 gene encoding uncharacterized protein, producing MEEESQDCVRVSDSSAEAMEELSITGCRVVDQSLCITDPPMRSLENFEAEIYDHEGKGAYRFQCPGAGLFQCSITGLVFRMEGEGEVLYRTVHWDMRLLSQSGKRPAGPLFNIDCPQKSVCQLHLPHCQIHSDGGCDFLSVAHVTDDNAEFLPPHETTDTHVIINITGSSAYGDVTDDDAPISPIQGLLLLFYQPFLSEERSILNVLLLPRNVVIREVQEERKRRNGDKETFIETNPHCNLTPKKAYILSTDITDGYRISPTTAEFLDFQSYENYFPTFQLFLLTVVKEFDLLLKENGSTENQWERRVWLQAPVQFQPHGPVAPVPAASAQAHGPAVPIQLQAVPTLHQPAPQPAGPAQVQPHGPAAPTAVVRPSVRED